A portion of the Paenibacillus sp. PvR098 genome contains these proteins:
- a CDS encoding DNA translocase FtsK: MSKKRKRGKGLKTNLKFELYGILILTLSIIALSREGSVARALTYLFRFLIGTWDFVIPLVFIYAALYAMMKRGWPIWRTSRKGGLLLIVLSLLLMSHISLFAQLYEKAEFTAGQIWSQTWISMVDGLEPTMQGQEILTAGVGGGMIGAFLYSVLYYLFDNLGARLIQYTMFIAGFLLMTGLSLGDVLNRMGGRKPFVDTLLGQYIKRKLQERHHRKQAAAGGEKKKKPAAVYVPEPDEEYDEETLKPEKKQREPGRKGALFFELLNPVKGRNKSSGKNSSSIAMDSSSDAEEEMKTVYSREEAELSSKQDAEAPVVVTHDPAIPVIRDFQEQVKHETVHATKHGGESADSKVSQQATKESGESEGNPEDFDIKNKPLDIPYELPSLQLLTKPSSGKSGDSLDYKAVARKLEATLESFGVRAKVLEVVRGPAVTRYEIQPDVGVKVSRIVSLTDDIALALAAKDIRMEAPIPGKSAIGIEVPNTEVSVVTMREVMESPTFQEAASKLSITLGRDISGQPIVGNLSRMPHLLVAGATGSGKSVCINGIITSVLYKAKPDEVKFLMIDPKMVELNVYNGIPHLLAPVVTDPKRASLALKKVVVEMEKRYELFSKSGTRNIEGYNAMLLETQTGAPLPYIVVIVDELADLMMVAANDVEDAICRLAQMARAAGIHLIIATQRPSVDVITGVIKANIPSRIAFGVSSQVDSRTILDSVGAEKLLGRGDMLYLPMGASKPVRVQGAFLSDPEVEAVVNFVRTQGQAEYVEDMVPHVEEKQEDQNEFEDALYDQAVQIILEAKQASVSLLQRRMRVGYTRAARLIDTMEARGIVGPYEGSKPREVLVSLEQYQLNRMSS; encoded by the coding sequence TTGTCCAAGAAGAGGAAGAGGGGCAAAGGACTTAAAACGAATTTGAAATTTGAGCTGTACGGAATTCTCATTTTGACATTGTCGATTATCGCTTTATCCCGTGAAGGCTCGGTAGCCCGTGCATTAACTTATCTGTTTCGGTTTCTGATCGGAACGTGGGATTTCGTCATTCCGCTTGTGTTTATATACGCAGCCCTGTATGCGATGATGAAGCGGGGGTGGCCGATATGGAGAACCTCCCGTAAAGGGGGTCTTCTGCTAATCGTTCTTTCGCTGTTGCTGATGAGTCATATCAGTTTGTTCGCTCAGCTGTATGAGAAGGCCGAGTTTACTGCGGGCCAAATATGGTCGCAAACGTGGATCAGCATGGTTGACGGGCTGGAGCCGACAATGCAGGGCCAAGAAATATTGACAGCCGGGGTAGGTGGCGGGATGATCGGAGCCTTCCTATACTCCGTTCTGTACTATTTGTTTGATAATCTGGGAGCCCGGCTGATTCAGTACACGATGTTCATCGCCGGATTCCTGCTGATGACAGGCCTTTCGCTGGGAGATGTACTCAATCGGATGGGTGGCCGAAAGCCTTTTGTCGATACGCTACTTGGCCAGTACATAAAACGTAAGCTGCAAGAACGCCATCACCGGAAGCAAGCGGCCGCTGGCGGGGAGAAGAAAAAAAAACCGGCTGCTGTTTACGTTCCGGAACCGGATGAAGAATATGACGAGGAAACACTGAAGCCAGAGAAGAAACAGCGTGAGCCTGGAAGAAAGGGCGCTCTTTTCTTTGAATTGTTGAATCCCGTCAAAGGCCGTAATAAATCCTCCGGCAAGAATTCGTCTTCGATCGCAATGGATAGTTCTTCCGATGCGGAGGAAGAAATGAAGACCGTGTATTCCAGGGAAGAAGCTGAGCTGTCATCTAAGCAGGATGCTGAGGCACCGGTAGTTGTAACACATGATCCTGCCATCCCTGTCATCCGGGATTTCCAGGAGCAGGTGAAGCATGAAACGGTGCATGCCACAAAACACGGGGGAGAGTCCGCTGACTCTAAGGTTTCTCAACAGGCCACGAAAGAATCGGGGGAAAGTGAAGGAAATCCGGAAGATTTCGATATTAAGAATAAGCCTTTGGATATTCCTTATGAGCTTCCTTCTCTTCAGCTTTTGACCAAACCGTCTTCTGGCAAAAGCGGAGATTCGCTTGATTACAAAGCGGTCGCTCGTAAGCTGGAAGCGACGCTGGAAAGCTTTGGTGTAAGAGCCAAGGTGCTCGAGGTCGTTCGTGGTCCTGCAGTAACTCGGTATGAAATACAACCGGATGTTGGTGTGAAGGTAAGCCGCATCGTCAGCTTGACGGACGATATTGCGCTTGCGTTAGCTGCCAAGGACATTCGGATGGAAGCGCCGATTCCCGGTAAGTCGGCCATCGGCATTGAAGTGCCGAATACAGAGGTATCTGTCGTGACGATGCGAGAGGTCATGGAAAGCCCTACGTTCCAAGAAGCCGCCTCAAAATTGTCTATTACACTGGGACGAGATATCTCTGGTCAGCCGATTGTCGGCAATCTGTCGCGCATGCCGCATTTACTCGTTGCTGGTGCTACCGGTTCGGGCAAATCGGTCTGTATCAACGGGATCATTACAAGCGTGCTGTACAAAGCGAAGCCGGATGAAGTGAAATTTCTGATGATTGATCCTAAGATGGTCGAGCTCAATGTGTATAACGGGATTCCTCATCTGCTGGCTCCGGTTGTTACGGATCCGAAGCGTGCTTCCTTGGCGTTAAAGAAGGTTGTTGTGGAGATGGAGAAACGGTATGAACTGTTCTCCAAAAGCGGCACACGTAACATCGAGGGCTATAATGCCATGCTGCTGGAGACGCAGACGGGGGCGCCGCTTCCGTATATTGTCGTCATCGTGGACGAGCTCGCGGATTTGATGATGGTCGCAGCGAACGATGTAGAAGATGCCATTTGTCGCCTTGCACAGATGGCGCGTGCTGCGGGGATTCATCTGATCATCGCTACACAACGCCCTTCCGTCGATGTTATCACAGGCGTCATCAAAGCGAATATTCCTTCTCGGATTGCCTTTGGGGTATCGTCTCAGGTGGATTCGCGGACCATCCTCGATTCCGTTGGGGCTGAGAAGCTTCTCGGTCGTGGAGATATGCTTTATTTACCGATGGGCGCTTCTAAGCCTGTTCGTGTACAGGGGGCTTTCCTGTCCGATCCTGAGGTGGAAGCTGTCGTAAACTTTGTGCGGACCCAAGGACAGGCGGAATATGTAGAGGACATGGTGCCTCATGTGGAAGAAAAACAGGAGGATCAGAATGAGTTTGAGGACGCGCTGTACGATCAGGCTGTTCAAATCATACTCGAAGCAAAGCAAGCGTCCGTATCCCTGCTGCAGCGCCGGATGCGTGTCGGCTACACGCGTGCAGCCAGGTTGATCGATACGATGGAAGCCCGCGGTATTGTCGGCCCTTACGAGGGAAGCAAACCTCGAGAGGTGCTTGTATCCCTTGAGCAGTACCAGTTGAACCGCATGAGCTCTTAA
- the dapA gene encoding 4-hydroxy-tetrahydrodipicolinate synthase produces MDFGRLITAMVTPFDTDLRVDMAGFEKLIDYLIDEQQSDSLVVCGTTGESPTLTEEEKLELFRTAVNHVKGRCKIIAGTGSYDTAHSIHLSQEAEKLGVDALLLVAPYYNRPSQEGLYQHFKAIAESVNIPVILYNVPGRTGVNIDADTTIRLSHIPNIVATKDCADTDQLTQIVSGGAPGFLVYSGDDSAALPAMSVGAHGIISVASHVIGKEMKDMIKCYLQGDVQGAARLHGQLLPVFRGLFFCPHRVPNPAPVKHALHLKGMPAGGVRLPLVNVTEQEGQFIDSLFE; encoded by the coding sequence GTGGATTTTGGAAGACTTATAACGGCAATGGTAACGCCCTTTGATACCGACCTTAGGGTAGACATGGCGGGGTTCGAGAAATTGATCGACTATCTTATCGATGAGCAGCAAAGCGACAGCCTTGTTGTTTGCGGTACAACCGGAGAATCGCCGACGCTTACAGAGGAAGAGAAGCTCGAGCTCTTCCGGACCGCTGTGAATCATGTCAAGGGCCGCTGTAAAATTATAGCGGGAACGGGAAGCTATGATACAGCGCACTCCATCCATTTATCCCAGGAGGCGGAGAAGCTTGGCGTAGATGCGCTGCTGTTGGTTGCTCCGTATTATAATCGTCCTTCTCAAGAAGGCTTGTATCAGCATTTTAAAGCGATCGCCGAATCGGTAAACATTCCGGTTATTTTGTATAACGTTCCTGGACGTACAGGAGTAAATATCGATGCCGATACGACGATTCGTTTGTCACATATTCCGAATATCGTCGCCACCAAGGATTGTGCGGATACGGATCAGCTGACCCAGATCGTCAGTGGGGGTGCTCCGGGATTCCTTGTCTACAGCGGTGACGACAGTGCTGCACTTCCGGCGATGTCGGTGGGAGCACATGGTATCATTAGCGTCGCCAGTCATGTGATTGGAAAAGAAATGAAAGATATGATAAAATGTTATTTACAGGGAGATGTCCAAGGGGCAGCACGGCTTCACGGCCAATTACTTCCGGTATTCAGAGGATTATTCTTCTGTCCACATCGCGTGCCGAATCCGGCGCCGGTGAAGCATGCGCTTCATCTCAAAGGAATGCCGGCGGGGGGCGTACGTTTGCCGCTCGTGAATGTTACCGAACAAGAAGGACAATTCATTGATTCCTTGTTTGAATGA
- a CDS encoding ribonuclease J, with the protein MSKKNIDKLSIFALGGVGEIGKNMYVVQYANDIVVVDCGLKFPEEDMLGIDIVIPDISYLTENRDKVRGILITHGHEDHIGGLPYVLKHLNVPIYGTRLTMGLIETKLKEASLLGETKRIVITSDSELKLGCMTATFFKTNHSIPDSVGVCLETPEGNVVHTGDFKFDQTPVNEQYADLHRMAAIGQKGVLALLSDSTNAERPGYTGSERSVGAEIEEVFRKAKQRVIIATFASNIHRIQQVVEACESTRRKLVVIGRSMVNVVGIASELGYLRIPDGMLIEPEEVNKLAADRVAILSTGSQGEPMSALTRMARSTHRKVDILPGDTVIIAATPIPGNERYVGRTVDELMRIGAHVIYGPGSITGVHVSGHGSQEELKLMLNMMRPKYFIPIHGEYRMLRQHGMLAESVGIPREDIFIVDNGDTVEILDGVARKGSKVTAGNILIDGLGVGDVGNIVLRDRKLLSQDGILVVVVTLSKQDGAILSGPDIISRGFVYVRESEGLLEEANRIVTSTLHRLMNENVNEWASLKTHVKDALGRFLYEQTRRRPMILPIIMEV; encoded by the coding sequence TTGTCCAAGAAAAATATAGACAAATTATCGATTTTCGCCTTGGGCGGCGTAGGGGAAATCGGAAAGAACATGTATGTTGTGCAATACGCGAACGATATTGTTGTGGTTGACTGCGGATTGAAATTTCCAGAGGAGGACATGCTCGGAATCGATATCGTCATTCCGGATATTTCCTACCTGACGGAAAATCGCGATAAAGTTCGGGGTATTCTGATCACCCATGGACATGAGGATCACATTGGCGGATTGCCTTACGTGTTGAAGCATTTGAATGTGCCAATCTACGGTACGAGATTGACCATGGGACTCATTGAAACGAAATTAAAGGAAGCAAGTCTGCTTGGCGAAACGAAACGAATCGTTATTACGTCCGATTCAGAATTGAAGCTGGGCTGCATGACTGCTACTTTCTTTAAAACGAATCACAGTATTCCGGATTCCGTCGGAGTGTGTCTGGAAACACCGGAAGGAAATGTCGTTCATACCGGAGACTTCAAGTTCGATCAAACGCCGGTAAATGAGCAGTATGCTGATCTTCACCGGATGGCGGCCATCGGTCAAAAAGGTGTATTGGCGCTGCTATCGGACAGTACCAATGCGGAGCGTCCGGGCTATACCGGTTCCGAGCGGAGTGTCGGTGCGGAGATTGAAGAGGTGTTTCGCAAAGCGAAGCAGCGTGTTATCATTGCGACCTTCGCCTCGAATATTCACCGGATTCAACAGGTCGTCGAAGCTTGCGAGAGCACTCGCCGGAAGCTTGTTGTGATCGGCCGCAGCATGGTGAATGTAGTCGGTATCGCTAGCGAGCTCGGATATTTACGCATTCCGGACGGAATGCTGATCGAACCGGAAGAAGTGAATAAACTTGCTGCGGATCGCGTCGCGATACTTTCAACCGGTTCGCAAGGCGAACCGATGTCAGCCCTTACACGGATGGCGCGTTCTACGCACCGTAAGGTGGACATTTTACCGGGAGACACGGTTATTATCGCTGCGACTCCGATTCCGGGCAATGAACGTTACGTGGGACGTACAGTGGATGAACTAATGCGTATAGGCGCTCATGTGATTTACGGACCGGGCTCGATCACAGGCGTACACGTTTCAGGTCACGGAAGCCAAGAAGAGCTGAAGCTGATGCTGAACATGATGCGTCCTAAATATTTCATACCGATTCACGGGGAGTACCGGATGCTTAGACAGCACGGTATGCTGGCCGAGTCCGTTGGCATACCGCGGGAGGATATTTTCATCGTGGACAACGGTGATACGGTAGAAATTTTAGATGGAGTGGCGCGCAAGGGATCCAAAGTCACTGCTGGCAACATTCTGATTGACGGTCTTGGTGTGGGCGATGTTGGTAACATTGTACTGCGTGACCGCAAACTGCTGTCGCAGGACGGCATTCTAGTTGTTGTGGTGACCCTCAGCAAGCAGGATGGTGCTATTTTGTCCGGTCCGGACATCATTTCACGTGGTTTTGTATATGTGCGTGAGTCGGAAGGACTGCTTGAGGAAGCGAATCGCATCGTGACCAGCACGCTGCATCGCTTAATGAATGAAAATGTAAACGAGTGGGCGTCTCTAAAAACTCATGTGAAGGACGCACTTGGACGATTTTTATATGAACAAACCAGAAGAAGACCGATGATTCTCCCTATTATTATGGAAGTCTGA
- a CDS encoding pitrilysin family protein encodes MKDTQFQRGTVRNVRVHVLPTEQFKTFALSVYIGSPLGEDTVTPNALIPFVLRRGSKAYPETKQFRERLDDMYGAGFGFDIYKRGDNQMIQFRMDVIQDDFVSSSKSLLQQAMEFMSGAITEPALEGNTLVRKYIESEKTTLEKRLQAIVNDKIKYAAERCIEEMCSGEPYRLHPLGKLDALGSIEADSLTTRFREMLHSAPIDVYVVGNTNLEQVLPLIERYFSVQRSEASTYSLRTDHRNVGQVKEVVERLDVNQGKLNMGLRVPTSYADESYPAALLYNGILGGYPHSKLFTNVREKASLAYYASSRLDGHKGIMTIQSGIEIGNYEKAVTIIKEQLKAMEEGNISETELQQTKAMISGHLRELQDSAFELIAFDFNNRLSGAERTVPRLIEQVEQTTPDQIRQMAQQVQLDTIYFLRDRKGGE; translated from the coding sequence TTGAAGGATACTCAGTTTCAGCGCGGTACGGTTCGAAACGTACGTGTGCATGTGCTCCCGACGGAGCAGTTCAAGACATTCGCTTTATCGGTTTACATCGGAAGTCCTCTAGGGGAGGATACCGTTACACCTAACGCATTGATTCCGTTCGTGCTTCGACGCGGCAGTAAAGCTTATCCGGAGACGAAGCAGTTCCGTGAAAGGCTGGACGACATGTACGGCGCCGGGTTCGGTTTTGACATTTATAAACGCGGCGATAACCAGATGATCCAGTTTCGAATGGACGTAATCCAAGACGATTTCGTCTCCAGCAGCAAGTCTTTATTGCAGCAAGCGATGGAATTTATGAGTGGTGCTATAACCGAGCCTGCGCTCGAAGGAAATACGTTGGTTCGAAAGTATATCGAATCGGAAAAAACGACGCTGGAGAAGAGGCTTCAGGCGATTGTAAACGACAAAATCAAATATGCGGCTGAGCGCTGCATCGAGGAAATGTGCAGCGGCGAGCCTTACCGGCTGCATCCGCTGGGCAAGCTTGACGCGCTCGGATCGATTGAGGCCGATAGCTTAACGACCCGGTTCCGTGAAATGCTGCATAGCGCTCCTATCGACGTCTATGTCGTAGGAAATACAAATTTGGAGCAGGTGCTCCCGCTGATCGAACGATACTTTTCGGTGCAGCGTTCCGAAGCTTCCACCTACAGCCTCAGGACCGACCATCGGAACGTAGGTCAGGTGAAAGAAGTGGTTGAGCGGCTTGACGTGAATCAAGGAAAGCTGAATATGGGACTGCGCGTACCGACTTCTTACGCTGACGAATCGTATCCTGCGGCGCTGCTGTACAACGGAATACTGGGAGGCTACCCGCATTCTAAGCTCTTTACGAATGTCCGAGAGAAAGCAAGCTTGGCCTATTACGCTTCTTCGCGGCTGGACGGACATAAAGGAATCATGACGATCCAGTCGGGTATTGAAATCGGGAATTACGAGAAGGCCGTTACCATCATTAAAGAGCAGCTAAAAGCGATGGAAGAAGGAAACATATCAGAGACCGAGCTTCAGCAGACAAAAGCGATGATTTCGGGACATTTGCGTGAATTGCAGGATTCTGCGTTCGAGCTGATTGCTTTCGATTTCAACAACCGGCTTTCGGGGGCGGAGCGTACGGTTCCTCGACTGATCGAACAGGTAGAACAGACGACACCGGACCAAATCCGGCAGATGGCGCAGCAAGTACAGCTCGATACGATCTATTTCTTGCGCGACCGCAAGGGAGGAGAATAA
- a CDS encoding pitrilysin family protein, with amino-acid sequence MQVIPYPHVKETLYTEQLPNGLTVFILPKKGFQKTYATFSTKYGSIDNHFQVVGEERRKVPDGIAHFLEHKMFEEPTGDIFSVFAAQGASANAFTSFDRTAYLFSATALIRDNLTTLLNFVQNPYFTDENVEKEKGIIGQEINMYKDNPDWRVYFGLIETMYHVHPVHIDIAGTVESIGEITKEMLYDCYHTFYHPSNMSLFVVGGVDPEEIMELVRENQSAKTFKPQGEIHRYFDEEPASVKSPRKVSVLPVSLPKCLFGCKEPDQPLRGREMLKRELAMKVLLDILVSPSSAIYQKLYDEQLISDSFGSEYNIAENYAFTVIGGDTKDPDQLISRVRAEIDRVKSEGIAVSDFDRSKKKKIGAFLRQLNSPEAIANEFTKYRFKGIELFDILPVYEELKLADVNEMLQRHFDWSRLAASIVTSDSDGA; translated from the coding sequence ATGCAGGTCATCCCTTATCCACATGTAAAAGAAACATTGTACACGGAGCAGCTTCCGAACGGACTGACCGTATTCATTTTACCGAAAAAAGGCTTCCAGAAAACATATGCCACTTTTTCTACCAAATATGGCTCCATCGATAATCACTTTCAGGTAGTAGGCGAAGAGCGACGCAAAGTACCGGATGGGATTGCGCATTTTCTTGAGCACAAAATGTTCGAGGAGCCGACGGGCGACATCTTTTCGGTGTTTGCGGCGCAAGGAGCGTCTGCCAATGCGTTTACAAGCTTCGACCGGACGGCGTATTTGTTTTCCGCGACCGCGCTTATCCGGGACAATTTAACGACGCTGCTGAACTTTGTTCAGAATCCCTATTTCACAGATGAGAACGTGGAGAAAGAAAAGGGCATCATAGGCCAGGAAATCAATATGTATAAGGATAATCCGGACTGGCGCGTATATTTTGGCTTGATCGAGACGATGTATCATGTTCATCCGGTACACATCGATATCGCGGGCACGGTGGAGTCGATTGGCGAAATTACGAAAGAAATGCTTTACGACTGTTATCATACGTTCTACCACCCAAGCAACATGAGCTTGTTTGTGGTTGGCGGGGTCGATCCCGAGGAAATCATGGAGCTGGTAAGAGAAAACCAGTCGGCCAAAACATTCAAGCCCCAAGGCGAGATCCACAGATATTTCGATGAGGAACCGGCCTCGGTAAAATCGCCACGCAAGGTGTCCGTCCTGCCGGTATCCTTGCCCAAATGCCTCTTCGGCTGCAAGGAGCCGGATCAACCTCTTAGAGGACGCGAGATGCTGAAGCGGGAGTTGGCGATGAAGGTTTTGCTGGATATTCTCGTCAGCCCTAGCTCCGCGATTTATCAAAAGCTGTACGACGAGCAGCTTATTTCTGACAGCTTCGGCTCAGAATACAATATTGCGGAGAACTATGCGTTTACCGTTATAGGCGGGGACACGAAGGATCCGGATCAACTAATATCCAGAGTGCGGGCTGAAATCGACCGCGTCAAATCGGAAGGGATCGCGGTATCGGACTTTGATCGAAGCAAAAAGAAGAAGATCGGTGCTTTTCTGCGACAGCTTAATTCGCCGGAAGCCATCGCGAACGAATTTACCAAGTATCGGTTTAAAGGCATCGAGCTGTTCGATATTTTGCCGGTTTATGAGGAACTGAAGCTGGCTGATGTGAACGAGATGCTGCAGCGGCATTTTGACTGGAGCCGGCTTGCAGCGTCCATAGTGACTAGTGATTCCGATGGAGCATAA
- a CDS encoding YlzJ-like family protein, with protein sequence MIHYTVLPLEAVMEGIDNENFARTVEIVINGITMQVQPINPQQATIVRLISCNPQDYLNPQYAPGSLIEFQPVLQG encoded by the coding sequence ATGATTCATTATACGGTGCTTCCGCTTGAAGCCGTGATGGAAGGTATAGATAATGAAAATTTTGCAAGGACAGTTGAAATCGTCATAAATGGGATTACAATGCAGGTTCAACCGATCAACCCCCAGCAGGCGACCATTGTTCGCTTAATCAGCTGCAACCCGCAGGATTACTTGAATCCGCAGTACGCGCCCGGCAGTTTGATTGAGTTTCAACCGGTGCTGCAGGGCTAA
- a CDS encoding ATP-dependent Clp protease proteolytic subunit, producing MEADNNQKQQTQPVADDARKNGTVETIQQLGQTNVPSNESNIFCMTIIGQVEGHLVLPPQNKTTKYEHLIPQLVAAEQNPKIEGVLIILNTVGGDVEAGLAIAEMIATLSKPTVTLVLGGGHSIGVPIAVSANYSIIAETATMTIHPIRLNGLVIGVPQTFEYLDKMQERVIRFVTRHSRVEEEKFKELMFKTGELTRDIGTTVIGSDAVRYGLIDAIGGLGEAIKKLNGIIEERRKTQAGGMIQ from the coding sequence ATGGAAGCTGACAATAATCAAAAGCAGCAGACACAGCCAGTAGCGGATGACGCAAGAAAGAACGGTACGGTGGAAACTATCCAGCAATTGGGGCAAACGAATGTTCCGAGCAACGAGTCCAATATCTTTTGCATGACGATTATTGGACAGGTCGAAGGGCATCTTGTCCTTCCGCCGCAAAACAAAACGACGAAATATGAGCATTTGATCCCGCAGCTTGTCGCGGCTGAGCAAAATCCGAAAATCGAAGGAGTATTGATTATTTTGAACACCGTTGGCGGTGATGTGGAAGCGGGACTTGCGATCGCAGAGATGATTGCTACGTTATCCAAACCGACCGTCACCTTGGTACTAGGCGGAGGTCACAGCATCGGGGTTCCGATTGCGGTCTCAGCCAATTACTCCATCATTGCAGAAACGGCGACGATGACCATCCATCCGATTCGGCTGAATGGATTGGTGATCGGAGTGCCTCAGACGTTCGAGTATCTGGATAAGATGCAGGAGCGCGTCATTCGTTTTGTCACACGCCACTCCAGAGTGGAGGAAGAAAAATTCAAAGAGCTGATGTTCAAAACGGGAGAGCTCACCCGAGATATCGGAACGACCGTAATCGGATCGGATGCTGTTAGGTACGGATTGATCGACGCGATAGGCGGTTTGGGAGAAGCCATCAAAAAGCTGAATGGGATCATTGAAGAGCGGCGCAAAACCCAAGCAGGGGGGATGATTCAATGA
- the dapG gene encoding aspartate kinase: MKIMVQKFGGTSLSTVEARAHVIEHIQDALKQEYKLVVVVSAMGRKGEPYATDTLLEWIHQNGDSLPDREKDILLCCGELISAATLCSLLNATGVPASALTGAQAGIQTNDVFGNAQIASVKPERILGLLEQGNVVIVAGFQGETADGDFTTLGRGGSDTSATALGAALKAEIVDIFTDVGGILTADPRIVADAQPLPVVSYMEICNMAHLGAKVIHPRAVEIAMHAGIPVRVRSTFSKDPGTLVTHSDAIKGEAGSVHDRFVTGIAHVPGISQIRVSAKEGSYDLQLNVFKAMARQRISVDFINVNPSGVVYTVFDYEANRAANTLMELGLTPQITSNCAKVSIIGGGMNGVPGIMAHIVEALTEEDVQILQSADSNATIWVLVQEEDMAKAVRALHKQFKLHRTTK, encoded by the coding sequence CAGAAATTCGGAGGCACGTCCCTCTCCACAGTCGAAGCCAGAGCACACGTTATCGAGCATATTCAGGATGCTTTGAAGCAAGAATACAAGCTAGTTGTTGTCGTATCGGCTATGGGGCGTAAGGGTGAACCTTATGCAACGGATACTTTACTGGAATGGATTCATCAGAACGGCGACAGTCTGCCGGACAGAGAGAAGGATATACTGCTTTGCTGCGGAGAGCTCATTTCGGCGGCCACCCTATGCAGCTTGTTGAACGCGACAGGCGTACCGGCGTCAGCTTTAACCGGAGCGCAAGCCGGGATTCAAACCAACGATGTTTTCGGGAACGCCCAAATCGCATCCGTCAAGCCAGAGCGTATCCTTGGACTGCTGGAGCAGGGAAACGTTGTCATTGTTGCCGGATTTCAAGGTGAGACGGCAGATGGCGATTTCACGACGTTGGGACGCGGAGGCAGTGACACGTCCGCAACCGCTCTGGGCGCTGCGCTTAAGGCAGAAATTGTCGATATCTTTACCGACGTAGGCGGAATTTTGACGGCTGATCCGCGTATTGTAGCCGACGCGCAGCCGCTGCCTGTCGTATCGTATATGGAAATATGTAATATGGCGCATCTCGGCGCCAAAGTCATTCATCCGAGAGCGGTGGAAATAGCGATGCATGCCGGCATCCCTGTGCGTGTACGGTCCACGTTCTCGAAAGACCCGGGCACGCTTGTAACTCATTCCGATGCGATCAAGGGAGAAGCGGGATCGGTACATGACCGGTTCGTTACGGGCATCGCCCACGTACCAGGCATCTCACAGATTCGCGTATCGGCGAAGGAAGGTAGCTATGATCTTCAGCTTAACGTTTTTAAAGCGATGGCTCGTCAACGGATCAGTGTCGATTTTATTAACGTGAATCCTTCGGGAGTTGTTTATACGGTATTTGACTATGAGGCCAATCGGGCAGCTAATACACTGATGGAATTGGGGTTAACGCCGCAAATTACGTCGAATTGCGCCAAGGTGTCGATCATCGGCGGCGGGATGAACGGCGTTCCGGGCATCATGGCACATATTGTCGAAGCACTGACGGAAGAAGACGTACAAATTTTGCAGTCCGCGGACTCTAATGCCACCATCTGGGTATTAGTTCAGGAGGAGGACATGGCCAAAGCCGTAAGAGCGCTGCACAAGCAGTTTAAATTACACAGAACAACTAAGTAG
- the sleB gene encoding spore cortex-lytic enzyme yields MNKRLIVITFCLIFVLFAGFELRHRLSSEQTFSKNEIRYGASTTADVYELQGRLKFLGFYKGRVDGDFGYQTLRSLKWFQSEFGLKVDGIAGDKTKLKLWEATKAWKPKAEDLPPWVAGGGRQGQDSSGGGAPAGGGQAAAPTGMTPSTRHGLSQQDLNIMANAVYGEARGEPYVGQIAVAAVILNRVNSPLFPDTVSGVIFQPRAFTAVADGQIWLTPNDTARKAVQDALNGSDPSGGCLYYFNPVTATSPWIWTRPQVKQIGKHIFCK; encoded by the coding sequence ATGAATAAACGTTTGATTGTTATTACGTTCTGTTTGATCTTTGTCTTGTTTGCCGGTTTTGAGCTCAGGCATCGCCTGAGCTCGGAGCAAACGTTTAGCAAGAACGAAATCCGTTATGGCGCTTCCACCACTGCGGATGTGTATGAGCTTCAAGGGCGACTTAAGTTTTTAGGTTTTTATAAAGGGCGGGTGGACGGTGATTTCGGCTATCAGACCTTGAGATCGCTGAAATGGTTTCAATCCGAGTTTGGGTTAAAGGTTGACGGGATTGCGGGAGACAAAACAAAGCTGAAGCTTTGGGAAGCGACGAAGGCATGGAAGCCTAAAGCTGAGGATTTGCCCCCATGGGTTGCTGGCGGTGGCCGGCAAGGTCAAGACTCTAGCGGCGGTGGCGCGCCTGCAGGCGGTGGACAGGCGGCAGCACCAACAGGGATGACGCCGTCGACTCGCCATGGATTATCTCAGCAGGATCTCAACATTATGGCGAACGCCGTTTATGGAGAGGCCCGGGGGGAGCCTTATGTAGGCCAAATCGCGGTAGCTGCCGTTATCCTCAACCGCGTGAATTCGCCACTTTTCCCGGATACCGTTTCGGGCGTGATTTTCCAGCCGAGAGCTTTCACCGCGGTGGCCGATGGACAAATATGGCTGACCCCGAATGATACAGCGCGCAAAGCCGTTCAAGATGCACTGAACGGTTCGGATCCTTCTGGAGGATGCCTTTATTATTTCAATCCGGTAACCGCAACGTCACCTTGGATCTGGACTCGACCTCAAGTCAAACAAATCGGAAAACATATTTTCTGCAAATAA